The Candidatus Neptunochlamydia vexilliferae region CGCGGGACCTCAACGCAGCACAAAATATTTTGGCCCTCGGACTAGATGGCCTGGGAACAATCCCTAGAAGCCCTCGCCTTTAGGCGAGGGAGTAGTCACACTGCACAATCCGTTCCAAAGATTAATGTTTTTGGGTGCGAAGAGTCACAATAGAGCCAAGGATAATCAAGGCAATACCCACAAAAGCGCTCAGAGGAAGCGTCGCACTTCCAAAAAGCACATCAAAAAAATAGGCAAAGGCAACACTCGAGTAGAGAAGAGAGCTCACCTGAACCGCTTTGGCATGGCGGTAAGCCCGCGATAAAAAAAGCTGATAGATAATCGCCACAATAGCAATCAAGACAAGGATTCCCCAACCAAAAAGGGTCGGGGTTTTCCAATTAGTGGCAAGGGGAACTGCAGCTAGGGGCAATGATAGAATGAGGTAGAAGAAGGTAATCCGCTCGGGAGGTTCACTTTTTGTTAGACGGCGGATCGTGGTAAATGAAATTGCTCCAAAAAGGCCAGCGGCAAGACCTACCAAAGAGGCGATATTGAACATGTGACTGTCGGGGCGGAGAATCAGAACCACCCCCAAAAAACCCATAACAAGACCGATCCAGGTGTTTTTCGTCCACTTTTTTTGGAACCAGAGATAGACCACAATCGGAATAAAAAGGGGTCGGGTGTAGGTAAGGAGGACTGCATCGGTCAGGGGAAGGTAGCGGAGGGCAAAGTAGAGACAAAACATTGAAGAGAGGGAAGCAAATGCCCGGAGCATATGGATAGGAAAGATCTTTGTTCTCAGCTCTTTTAAAGAGCCGAGCTTA contains the following coding sequences:
- a CDS encoding EamA family transporter, with translation MRHASTPLAVTYSLLAALSYATLAFTVKWAEAFLPTTLLIFFRQLFGLMILLPIASFKLGSLKELRTKIFPIHMLRAFASLSSMFCLYFALRYLPLTDAVLLTYTRPLFIPIVVYLWFQKKWTKNTWIGLVMGFLGVVLILRPDSHMFNIASLVGLAAGLFGAISFTTIRRLTKSEPPERITFFYLILSLPLAAVPLATNWKTPTLFGWGILVLIAIVAIIYQLFLSRAYRHAKAVQVSSLLYSSVAFAYFFDVLFGSATLPLSAFVGIALIILGSIVTLRTQKH